Proteins from a single region of Rhodovibrio salinarum DSM 9154:
- a CDS encoding SDR family NAD(P)-dependent oxidoreductase produces MRLENKVAVITGAARGIGQAIAERFAREGAKVVLADVLDQEGEQAAEAIRQAGGEAAYVHCDAGDKASVDALIAKTVELYGRVDTAVANAALVAVSEFLELTEEDFDRVIRVNLKGVFLLGQAAAKQMVAQGGGGTLINMSSVNAVLAIPQITPYVTAKGGINQLTKAESLALAPHGIRANAIGPGSIGTDMVRQVNADPEKWRGLMSRTPMGRLGEPDEVAKVAVFLASEDSSYMTGQCLYPDGGRLALNYTVPPPEEA; encoded by the coding sequence ATGCGCCTGGAGAACAAAGTCGCCGTCATCACCGGGGCCGCACGTGGGATCGGGCAGGCGATTGCCGAGCGGTTCGCGCGGGAAGGCGCGAAGGTCGTGCTCGCCGATGTGCTGGACCAAGAGGGCGAGCAGGCGGCCGAGGCGATCCGGCAGGCGGGCGGCGAGGCCGCTTATGTCCACTGTGACGCCGGCGACAAGGCGTCGGTGGATGCGCTGATCGCCAAGACCGTCGAGCTGTACGGCCGGGTCGACACGGCCGTTGCGAACGCCGCCCTGGTCGCGGTCAGCGAGTTTCTGGAGTTGACCGAGGAAGACTTCGACCGGGTGATCCGTGTCAATCTGAAGGGCGTTTTCCTGCTGGGCCAGGCGGCGGCCAAGCAGATGGTGGCGCAGGGCGGCGGCGGCACGCTGATCAACATGTCCTCGGTCAACGCGGTGCTCGCGATTCCGCAGATCACGCCCTACGTCACGGCCAAGGGTGGGATCAATCAACTGACCAAGGCGGAATCCCTGGCACTGGCGCCGCACGGCATCCGCGCCAACGCGATCGGGCCGGGGTCGATCGGCACGGATATGGTGCGCCAAGTGAACGCCGACCCGGAAAAATGGCGTGGCCTGATGTCCCGAACGCCGATGGGCCGGCTGGGCGAACCGGATGAGGTCGCCAAGGTCGCGGTGTTCCTGGCGAGCGAAGATTCCAGCTACATGACCGGCCAGTGCCTCTACCCCGACGGCGGCCGGCTCGCGCTGAACTACACGGTTCCGCCGCCGGAGGAGGCTTAG
- a CDS encoding propionyl-CoA synthetase has translation MNKKQADRPRPGQNDTNGGIAMGDYKQTFRRSLDDPNGFWAEAAEGVAWDKRWDKVLDDSDAPYYRWFTGGRLNTAYNCLDRHVENGRAAQLALIWDSPVTGQVAKYTFAELRDAVARFAGVLKAQGVGHGDRVIIYMPMIPEAAIAMLACARLGAVHSVVFGGFAGHELAKRFNDAQPKVMVTASCGIEPGRIVDYKPLYEHALEEATHAPETVIVKQRDTQRCDLTPGRDVDWDDAMATATPADCVSIAATDPLYILYTSGTTGQPKGIVRDNGGHAVALTWSMKTVYNVDPGEVWWTASDVGWVVGHSYIVYGPLLNGNTTVMFEGKPVGTPDAGTFWRVIRDHGVVSLFTAPTAFRAIRQQDPNGKRIGDYDMPQFRTLFLAGERCDPDTLYWAQNKLNVPVIDHWWQTETGWAIAANPMGLEQFQVKAGSPTVPVPGWDVRVLDGEGQEMPRGKIGAIVCKLPLPPGALPTLWQARDRYHQAYLEAFPGYYRTGDAGFFDEDGYLFVMGRTDDVINVAGHRLSTGAVEEVLAEHPDVAECAVVGVRDELKGQLPVGLVVLAAGVDRANADIQKECVQRVRDEIGPVAAFRHVAVVSRLPKTRSGKILRATMRKMADGEQIEVPPTIDDPAILDEIKLSLQDLGFRI, from the coding sequence ATGAACAAAAAGCAGGCCGACCGACCGCGGCCCGGACAAAACGACACGAACGGGGGTATCGCAATGGGCGACTACAAGCAGACCTTCCGCCGCTCCCTGGACGATCCGAACGGCTTCTGGGCGGAGGCGGCCGAAGGGGTCGCCTGGGACAAGCGCTGGGACAAGGTCCTGGACGACAGCGATGCTCCCTACTATCGCTGGTTCACCGGTGGCCGGCTGAACACCGCTTACAACTGCCTTGACCGCCACGTCGAAAACGGGCGCGCGGCGCAGTTGGCGCTGATCTGGGACAGTCCGGTCACGGGGCAGGTCGCCAAGTACACCTTCGCCGAGCTGCGCGACGCGGTCGCGCGCTTCGCCGGCGTGCTGAAGGCCCAGGGCGTGGGCCATGGCGACCGGGTGATCATCTACATGCCGATGATTCCGGAAGCCGCGATCGCCATGCTCGCCTGTGCGCGTTTGGGCGCGGTGCACTCCGTCGTGTTCGGTGGGTTCGCCGGTCATGAGCTGGCCAAGCGTTTCAACGACGCGCAGCCGAAGGTGATGGTAACCGCCTCCTGCGGCATCGAGCCGGGCCGGATCGTGGACTACAAGCCGCTTTACGAGCACGCGCTGGAGGAAGCCACGCATGCGCCGGAGACGGTGATCGTCAAGCAGCGCGATACGCAGCGCTGCGACCTGACGCCGGGGCGCGATGTCGATTGGGACGACGCGATGGCCACGGCGACCCCCGCCGACTGCGTCAGCATCGCGGCGACCGATCCGCTCTACATCCTCTACACTTCGGGCACCACCGGTCAGCCCAAGGGCATCGTGCGCGACAACGGCGGCCACGCGGTCGCTCTGACCTGGTCGATGAAGACGGTCTATAACGTCGACCCGGGTGAGGTCTGGTGGACCGCCTCCGACGTCGGTTGGGTGGTCGGCCACTCCTACATCGTCTACGGCCCGCTGTTGAACGGCAACACCACCGTGATGTTCGAGGGCAAGCCGGTCGGCACGCCCGATGCCGGTACCTTCTGGCGGGTGATCCGGGATCACGGCGTCGTCTCGCTGTTCACTGCGCCCACGGCCTTCCGCGCGATCCGCCAGCAGGACCCCAACGGCAAGCGGATCGGCGATTACGACATGCCGCAGTTCCGCACCCTGTTCCTGGCGGGCGAGCGGTGCGACCCGGACACGCTGTACTGGGCGCAGAACAAGCTGAACGTGCCGGTGATCGACCACTGGTGGCAGACCGAAACCGGCTGGGCGATCGCCGCCAACCCGATGGGGCTCGAACAGTTCCAGGTGAAGGCCGGCTCGCCGACCGTGCCGGTACCGGGCTGGGACGTCCGCGTCCTGGACGGCGAGGGCCAGGAGATGCCGCGCGGCAAGATCGGCGCAATCGTCTGCAAGTTGCCGCTGCCGCCGGGGGCGCTGCCTACCCTGTGGCAGGCGCGCGATCGGTATCATCAGGCCTACCTGGAGGCTTTCCCCGGCTATTACCGAACCGGCGATGCCGGCTTCTTCGACGAGGACGGCTATCTGTTCGTGATGGGCCGGACCGACGATGTCATCAACGTCGCCGGTCACCGCCTTTCCACCGGCGCGGTCGAGGAGGTGCTGGCGGAGCATCCGGACGTCGCCGAGTGCGCGGTGGTTGGCGTGCGCGATGAACTCAAGGGACAGTTGCCGGTCGGCCTTGTCGTGCTGGCCGCTGGTGTCGACCGTGCGAACGCTGATATCCAGAAGGAATGCGTGCAGCGGGTGCGTGACGAGATCGGTCCCGTGGCCGCGTTCCGTCACGTCGCCGTGGTCAGCCGCCTGCCCAAGACCCGCTCGGGCAAGATCCTGCGCGCTACCATGCGCAAGATGGCCGATGGCGAGCAGATCGAGGTGCCGCCGACCATCGACGATCCGGCGATCCTGGACGAAATCAAGCTGTCCCTGCAGGACCTGGGCTTTCGAATCTAA
- a CDS encoding acyl-CoA synthetase, with amino-acid sequence MSADTIYERHLDKTPANYVPLTPLSFLKRTAQVYPDHTAIRHGDWSYSWREAYVRCRRLASALHQRGIGVGDTVAVMAPNIPAMWEAHFGVPMTGAVLNALNVRLDAATIAYILDHGEASLLITDTEFAPTIQAALEQIDRDIPVVDIADPQAAKPGARLGSIEYEDFLAGGDPEFDWRMPEDEWEAITLNYTSGTTGNPKGVVYHHRGAYLNAVGNVLTWSMGGQPVYLWTLPMFHCNGWCFPWTVAAMAGTSVCLRQVAAKPIYDAIADKGVTHLCGAPIVMQMLLNAGDDEKRDLPHTVNVMTAAAPPPASVLERMEGEGFKVTHVYGLTEVYGPAVTCAWHNDWNALPMTEQAEKKARQGVAYPVQEGVIVADQETMEPLPWDGKSLGEVLMRGNVVMKGYLKNPEATDKAFAGGWYHTGDLGVTEPDGYIALKDRSKDIIISGGENISSIEVENVLYKHPGVTACSVVAMPSEQWGETPCAFVELADGYEATTADELIAFARENMAKFKAPRHIVFEELPQTSTGKIQKFQLRERAKEIARGEG; translated from the coding sequence ATGAGCGCGGACACCATCTACGAGCGGCATCTGGACAAGACGCCGGCAAACTACGTGCCGCTGACGCCGCTGTCGTTCCTCAAGCGCACGGCCCAGGTCTACCCGGACCACACCGCGATCCGCCACGGCGATTGGTCCTACAGCTGGCGCGAGGCGTACGTCCGCTGCCGCCGGCTCGCCTCCGCGTTGCATCAGCGCGGGATCGGGGTTGGCGATACGGTCGCTGTGATGGCGCCCAACATCCCAGCGATGTGGGAGGCGCACTTTGGCGTGCCGATGACGGGCGCGGTGCTGAACGCGCTTAACGTTCGGCTGGACGCAGCGACGATCGCCTACATTCTGGACCACGGCGAGGCATCGCTCTTGATCACCGACACCGAGTTCGCGCCCACGATCCAGGCTGCGCTCGAGCAAATCGACCGGGATATCCCGGTGGTCGACATCGCCGATCCTCAGGCGGCTAAGCCCGGTGCGCGCCTGGGGTCCATCGAATACGAAGACTTCCTGGCCGGCGGCGATCCCGAGTTCGACTGGCGGATGCCCGAGGACGAGTGGGAGGCGATCACCCTCAACTACACCTCCGGCACCACCGGCAACCCGAAAGGCGTCGTCTACCACCACCGCGGGGCCTATCTGAACGCGGTCGGCAATGTGCTCACCTGGTCGATGGGCGGCCAGCCGGTCTACCTCTGGACCCTGCCGATGTTCCACTGCAACGGCTGGTGCTTCCCCTGGACGGTCGCCGCGATGGCGGGCACCAGTGTCTGCCTGCGCCAGGTGGCGGCCAAGCCGATCTACGACGCGATCGCGGACAAGGGCGTTACTCACCTGTGCGGCGCACCGATCGTGATGCAGATGCTGCTGAACGCCGGCGATGACGAAAAGCGCGACCTGCCACACACCGTCAACGTCATGACCGCCGCGGCCCCGCCGCCAGCCTCGGTCCTCGAACGGATGGAGGGCGAAGGCTTCAAGGTAACCCACGTCTACGGCCTGACGGAGGTCTATGGACCCGCCGTCACCTGTGCCTGGCATAACGACTGGAACGCGCTGCCGATGACGGAGCAGGCCGAGAAGAAGGCCCGTCAAGGCGTCGCCTATCCGGTCCAGGAGGGCGTCATCGTCGCCGACCAGGAAACGATGGAACCACTCCCCTGGGACGGGAAGTCGTTGGGCGAAGTGCTGATGCGCGGCAACGTCGTGATGAAGGGCTACCTGAAGAACCCGGAAGCGACCGACAAGGCGTTCGCCGGCGGCTGGTACCATACCGGCGACCTCGGCGTGACCGAGCCGGACGGCTACATCGCGCTCAAGGACCGCTCGAAGGACATCATCATCTCCGGCGGCGAGAACATCTCGTCGATCGAGGTCGAGAACGTCCTCTACAAGCACCCGGGGGTCACCGCCTGCTCGGTCGTCGCGATGCCGAGCGAGCAATGGGGCGAAACGCCGTGTGCCTTCGTCGAGCTGGCCGACGGCTATGAAGCCACCACGGCCGACGAGTTGATCGCCTTCGCCCGCGAAAACATGGCGAAGTTCAAGGCGCCACGGCACATCGTGTTCGAGGAGCTGCCCCAGACCTCGACCGGCAAGATCCAGAAGTTCCAGCTGCGCGAACGCGCGAAGGAGATCGCGCGGGGTGAGGGGTGA
- the gpt gene encoding xanthine phosphoribosyltransferase: MSEQQPPVYKPFPVSWEELHRYSKALAWRLVQMGPWKGLIAITRGGMVPAAIVARELEIRTIDTLSIASYDEQDQGKLHVLKNVKQDVGDGEGWLVIDDLVDTGKTARAVRKLLPQAHLGTVYAKPDGRPTVDTFVTEVSQDTWILFPWDTEPQATQPIWKTVERPR, from the coding sequence GTGAGCGAGCAGCAGCCGCCCGTCTACAAGCCCTTTCCCGTCTCCTGGGAGGAACTGCACCGCTATTCGAAGGCGCTCGCCTGGCGCCTGGTCCAAATGGGGCCCTGGAAGGGCCTGATCGCGATCACGCGCGGCGGCATGGTGCCGGCGGCGATCGTCGCGCGCGAACTCGAAATCCGGACGATCGATACGCTGTCGATCGCCTCCTACGACGAGCAGGACCAGGGCAAGCTTCACGTCCTGAAAAACGTCAAGCAGGACGTCGGCGACGGCGAGGGGTGGCTGGTCATCGACGACCTGGTGGATACCGGCAAGACCGCGCGAGCGGTGCGTAAGCTCTTGCCCCAGGCGCACCTCGGCACCGTCTACGCCAAGCCTGACGGCCGGCCGACGGTCGACACCTTCGTCACCGAGGTATCTCAGGACACCTGGATTCTATTCCCCTGGGACACCGAGCCTCAGGCCACCCAGCCGATCTGGAAGACGGTCGAGCGGCCGCGGTAG
- the dapE gene encoding succinyl-diaminopimelate desuccinylase produces MTQPLDPIACAQALIRCESVTPVDGGALDTLQEMLGRLGFSCTRLPFQEDGSERVDNLYAERRGPAPNVCFAGHTDVVPVGDPADWSVPPFAGEVVDGALIGRGAVDMKGAIAAWVAAVSRIPLEAGTLSLLITGDEEGPSVNGTRKVLDWLADQGITLGCCVVGEPTSGVRLGDTVKIGRRGSLNATVTVYGTQGHTAYPQHADNPVHRLAAALNDLAYEPFDQGTEHFEPTGLQVTSVDVGNPATNVIPAQATAKLNVRFNDLWDSAAIERWIQERLDRHCPRNELSMRVSGESFLCAPGPLSDALVGACTEVLGAPPELGTGGGTSDARFIKDACPVAELGLKNATAHQVDEHTRVDELYRLTDVYEAALRRLLDGI; encoded by the coding sequence ATGACCCAGCCGCTCGACCCGATCGCCTGTGCGCAGGCCCTGATCCGCTGTGAAAGCGTGACGCCCGTTGACGGCGGCGCGCTCGACACCCTGCAGGAGATGTTGGGGCGGCTAGGCTTTAGCTGCACGCGCCTGCCTTTCCAGGAGGACGGGAGCGAGCGGGTCGATAACCTGTACGCCGAACGCCGTGGGCCGGCCCCCAACGTGTGCTTCGCCGGGCATACCGATGTCGTGCCCGTCGGCGATCCGGCGGACTGGTCGGTACCGCCGTTCGCGGGAGAGGTGGTGGACGGCGCGCTGATCGGCCGTGGCGCGGTCGATATGAAGGGGGCGATTGCCGCCTGGGTCGCGGCCGTCTCCCGCATCCCGCTGGAGGCCGGCACGCTGTCACTGCTGATCACCGGTGACGAGGAAGGCCCGTCGGTCAACGGCACGCGCAAGGTGCTGGATTGGCTGGCCGATCAGGGGATTACGCTTGGCTGTTGCGTGGTCGGCGAGCCGACCAGTGGCGTGCGTCTGGGCGATACCGTGAAGATCGGCCGGCGTGGCAGCCTGAACGCGACCGTCACCGTCTACGGGACGCAGGGCCACACGGCCTACCCCCAGCATGCCGACAATCCCGTGCATCGTTTGGCGGCGGCGCTGAACGATCTGGCGTACGAGCCGTTCGATCAGGGGACGGAGCATTTCGAGCCGACGGGCCTACAGGTCACCAGCGTGGATGTCGGGAACCCGGCGACCAACGTGATTCCCGCCCAAGCGACGGCGAAGCTGAACGTCCGTTTCAACGACCTGTGGGATTCGGCCGCGATCGAGCGTTGGATTCAGGAGCGCCTGGATCGTCACTGTCCGCGCAATGAATTGTCAATGCGCGTTTCCGGTGAATCCTTCCTGTGCGCGCCGGGGCCCCTGTCGGACGCGCTGGTCGGTGCTTGCACCGAGGTCCTGGGCGCGCCGCCGGAGCTTGGCACCGGCGGCGGCACCTCGGACGCGCGCTTCATCAAGGATGCCTGCCCGGTCGCCGAACTTGGCCTGAAGAACGCGACCGCCCACCAGGTCGACGAGCACACCCGTGTGGACGAGCTGTATCGCCTGACCGACGTCTACGAGGCGGCGCTCAGACGGTTATTGGACGGCATTTAG